A genomic stretch from Pochonia chlamydosporia 170 chromosome 4, whole genome shotgun sequence includes:
- a CDS encoding TPR repeat-containing protein (similar to Metarhizium acridum CQMa 102 XP_007808292.1) has product MAKYSIPTTVLRKRKLSTRQLPNLPEYAVNVRSKRPHTLANDQAGEMNVISICSYPSQPQELDSESTITSSNGKGGPAAKKRKWTVSIRVNNNPPTSACIEDPFLEADYKAVFEQYLRISDRPRWTTQSLIPDQEGLDEIALAEERIEEYGKELFDQLDNATTFFQKNAPEAQVYVIERHDSDVINPALGGIHCLAWELLESVRISRLPKLHLRVTRVSDFPARRLLQPPRPGGKRLAGIQSDPNATFNILLVIARDFTRTGTEREAEPDLAQWPLMNFQKKLRSRLNLEIVRPGSLEELARHLEIRAKQNVEFNLVHFDLHGRIMRNESGVLVPWLLFARQHTPNTPTFSIPQTQLAKAEDVAEVLARYQVENVVLNACLSAYNRSGPASNLAHIFLRYGISNVSAMWFYVHSKTVSTYVSAFYDMLLIKCLDFHVAAQRAREALRQQPSIFTGRTYQDFFICVNYARDVHRTDSMMREVSPSPSAKSHESTTSTSNNSAKSFRNGVWIKASPRLGDSLILGDEPIIRLQLHLLELEYKLMTFKIVYASDLRKVGSDLNGTIESMVNMWLNTNLIDEVHYYKAKDFGKRRLISGGVSVSPREKRTRMSNGGPLQRLFPRAVGALRQTLHIVREVDSVVDPGIQADELDNQRREERRFLAQERLQKFAKKLHEDGHSYMIFLGGQNSQWWETYLQALEGVWWLDMPWSFTLHSRYAKEMKPSVLVDERQPAGPTGLGLQ; this is encoded by the exons ATGGCAAAGTACTCCATACCCACCACCGTACTCAGGAAGCGCAAGTTGAGCACGCGACAGCTGCCAAATCTGCCAGAATATGCGGTCAATGTACGCAGTAAGAGACCACACACCCTCGCAAACGACCAAGCCGGGGAGATGAACGTGATTTCCATATGCTCCTATCCATCTCAGCCCCAGGAACTGGATTCTGAATCAACCATCACGTCCTCCAATGGTAAAGGTGGTCCAGCTGCCAAGAAGCGCAAATGGACAGTTTCGATTCGTGTCAACAACAATCCACCTACATCGGCATGCATTGAGGACCCATTCCTCGAGGCCGACTACAAGGCCGTGTTTGAGCAGTACTTGCGGATCTCAGACCGGCCTCGTTGGACCACCCAGAGCCTTATTCCCGACCAAGAGGGTTTAGATGAAATAGCCTTGGCTGAGGAGCGGATTGAAGAATATGGCAAGGAATTGTTCGATCAGCTCGATAACGCGACAACTTTTTTCCAAAAGAACGCTCCTGAAGCTCAGGTTTACGTGATTGAGCGTCATGACAGCGATGTCATCAATCCCGCTTTGGGCGGGATCCATTGCCTGGCCTGGGAGCTGCTGGAATCTGTGCGGATATCTCGTCTGCCCAAATTGCACTTGCGTGTGACCCGAGTTAGCGACTTTCCAGCTCGCCGACTGCTTCAACCGCCACGACCAGGAGGCAAACGGCTAGCGGGAATCCAATCAGACCCAAATGCCACCTTTAACATTCTCCTGGTCATTGCTCGCGACTTTACTCGCACTGGTACCGAACGAGAAGCGGAACCTGACTTGGCACAATGGCCATTAATGAATTTTCAGAAGAAGCTTCGAAGTCGCCTGAACCTTGAAATTGTGCGACCCGGCAGTCTTGAGGAACTGGCTCGCCATCTGGAAATACGAGCTAAACAGAACGTCGAGTTCAACTTAGTTCACTTTGACCTACATGGACGAATTATGCGTAATGA ATCTGGCGTTCTAGTTCCCTGGCTGTTGTTTGCAAGGCAGCATACTCCCAACACACCCACCTTCTCAATCCCACAGACCCAACTCGccaaagctgaagatgtGGCAGAGGTGCTTGCACGATATCAGGTTGAAAATGTCGTACTGAATGCTTGCTTGTCAGCATACAACCGGTCCGGCCCAGCTAGTAACTTGGCACACATTTTTTTACGGTACGGTATTTCAAACGTCTCAGCAATGTGGTTTTATGTCCATTCGAAGACGGTTTCGACCTATGTGTCAGCCTTTTATGACATGTTGCTCATCAAGTGCCTCGATTTCCACGTGGCAGCCCAGCGAGCGAGGGAGGCATTGCGGCAGCAGCCGTCTATTTTCACAGGACGGACTTACCAGGATTTTTTCATCTGCGTCAACTATGCGCGCGACGTACATAGAACCGACAGCATGATGCGTGAGGTCAGCCCTTCACCTTCGGCCAAATCACACGAATCAACCACGTCCACGTCAAACAACTCTGCGAAGAGCTTTCGAAATGGCGTTTGGATAAAGGCGTCGCCGCGGCTTGGGGACAGTCTCATCTTGGGAGATGAGCCCATCATACGACTCCAACTGCACCTTTTGGAGCTCGAATACAAGCTAATGACGTTCAAGATTGTATATGCCAGTGACCTACGTAAGGTCGGATCGGATTTGAACGGGACGATCGAAAGTATGGTCAACATGTGGCTCAACACGAACCTCATTGATGAGGTGCACTACTATAAAGCCAAAGACTTTGGAAAACGTAGACTCATATCAGGCGGCGTCTCCGTTTCTCCGAGAGAGAAACGCACACGAATGAGCAACGGCGGGCCGCTTCAACGATTATTTCCCCGTGCTGTTGGCGCTCTGAGACAGACACTGCATATTGTGAGGGAGGTCGACAGTGTAGTGGATCCTGGAATTCAAGCAGATGAGCTGGACAACCAACGGCGAGAAGAGCGACGTTTCTTGGCACAGGAGCGGCTGCAAAAGTTTGCCAAAAAGCTGCACGAAGATGGCCACAGCTACATGATCTTCTTAGGGGGCCAAAATTCCCAATGGTGGGAGACATATCTCCAGGCGCTGGagggtgtctggtggctaGATATGCCTTGGAGCTTTACGTTACACTCCAGGTATGCAAAGGAGATGAAGCCGTCCGTATTAGTGGACGAACGACAGCCAGCCGGACCAACAGGACTCGGCCTTCAGTAG
- a CDS encoding glycoside hydrolase family 5 protein (similar to Myceliophthora thermophila ATCC 42464 XP_003659014.1), with protein MRFVLTAAAFATGIAAQSGAYGQCGGKGWTGPTTCISGYTCVYNNDWYSQCLPGTPSSSTKTSSAPSTTTTPPSSGGKLRWVGVDESVAEFGQGKYPGVWGVDFRFPDENAIGTLIKEGYNIFRLPFSMEQMAANTMESSLQTAYLANLTDVVNYITGQGAYAILDPHNFGRYYGNIITNVNAFEAFWKNLATAFRSNTRVIFDTNNEYHDMDQTLVFQLNQAAIDGIRAAGATTQYIFVEGNSYSGAWTWATVNDNLKDLSDPQGKLIYEMHQYLDSDGSGTSADCVSSTIGQERVASATKWLRDNKKLGVLGEFAGGANDNCKTAVTGLLNHLQSNSDVWLGALWWAGGPWWANYIYSFEPPSGTGYQYYDSLLRGYLP; from the exons ATGAGGTTCGTTCTTACCGCGGCGGCATTCGCTACTGGCATCGCGGCCCAGTCTGGAGCATACGGGCAGTGCGGCGGTAAaggctggactggaccgACTACATGCATCTCTGGCTATACCTGTGTTTACAACAACGACTGGTATAGCCAATGCCTTCCGGGaactccttcatcttccacaaAGACTAGCTCTGCGCCATCCACCACGACCACACCTCCATCGTCTGGAGGTAAATTGAGGTGGGTTGGTGTAGACGAGAGTGTTGCAGAGTTTGGACAGGGCAAGTATCCCGGTGTTTGGGGCGTGGACTTTAGATTTCCTGACGAGAATGCCATTGGT ACGCTTATCAAAGAGGGCTACAACATCTTTCGACTTCCCTTTTCCATGGAACAAATGGctgccaacaccatggaaTCTTCCCTCCAGACAGCATACCTCGCCAATCTGACCGATGTTGTCAACTATATCACCGGCCAAGGAGCCTATGCCATCCTTGATCCCCACAACTTTGGTCGCTACTATGgaaacatcatcaccaatgTCAACGCCTTTGAGGCGTTTTGGAAGAACTTGGCAACTGCTTTCCGCTCCAATACCAGAGTCATATTCGACACAAACAACGAATAccacgacatggaccaaaCTCTTGTCTTTCAGCTGAACCAAGCCGCAATTGACGGGATTAGAGCTGCCGGAGCAACTACCCAGTACATCTTCGTGGAGGGCAACTCGTACTCTGGAGCATGGACCTGGGCTACCGTCAATGACAACTTGAAGGACTTGTCAGACCCACAAGGCAAACTCATCTACGAAATGCACCAGTATCTGGATAGCGATGGTTCTGGCACAAGCGCAGACTGTGTGAGCAGCACCATTGGCCAGGAGCGAGTTGCCAGCGCGACAAAGTGGCTCCGTGATAACAAGAAGCTTGGTGTTCTCGGTGAGTTTGCAGGCGGAGCTAACGACAACTGCAAGACAGCCGTTACTGGCTTGTTGAATCATCTTCAGTCGAATAGTGATGTGTGGCTGGGTGCTCTCTGGTGGGCAGGAGGGCCGTGGTGGGCAAACTATATTTACTCGTTTGAACCGCCTAGTGGAACGGGATATCAGTATTATGATTCACTTCTTCGGGGGTATTTGCCATGA
- a CDS encoding MFS transporter (similar to Neosartorya fischeri NRRL 181 XP_001264005.1), which yields MTQSHEMERVATADNKPSTVHEADNNAAQNVDNKERAMSREEQELGFQPHPSKIVRFYSHPWTQILLISFICFCLPGMYNALTGLGGSGQVDSTVAANATVALLSATAATALTIAGPIFSLLGPRISFLIAGWTYALYSGSLLSFNHSKNGGFVIGAGAVLGVGASFIWIVQGAIMTTYVEESQKGRAIAVFWIVFNLGGGIGSLASFGLNYNSKSGTVSDSTYIALMVIMLFGWLLGVFICSPSRIRLAQLHKAVEVEKHTLKGSFMTAVKTIAKWRVLCMLPLFFSANVFYSYQQNQVNGETFNIRTRSLNGALYWIAQMLGGLLIGLILDLPWFDRTTRAKLGWATVFVTGMVIWGGGYQFQKWQDARRASGHHQDVDYKDGSISTGPIFLYIFYGAYDALWQGFAYWLIGTESNSSARAAVLVGAYKSLQAAGGAMAWRINAQKVAPMSQFGMNWGMCIGSLVIVLPTVWTVSKTTTTDDEANVTSGGQQQQTSKLVTEE from the exons ATGACGCAGTCACACGAGATGGAGCGCGTGGCTACCGCCGACAACAAGCCTTCGACTGTTCACGAGGCCGATAACAATGCAGCTCAGAATGTCGACAACAAAGAACGAGCCATGTCTCGTGAAGAACAAGAGCTGGGCTTCCAACCTCATCCTTCCAAGATTGTTCGCTTCTACTCTCATCCCTGGACGCAGATTCTGctcatctccttcatctgcttctgTCTTCCTGGA ATGTACAATGCCCTCACTGGGCTCGGCGGTTCAGGACAAGTTGACTCAACAGtcgccgccaatgccacaGTTGCCCTTCTCTctgccacagcagcaactgcTCTCACCATTGCCGGTCCcatcttctctcttctcggACCCCGTATCAGCTTTCTCATCGCCGGCTGGACATATGCTTTGTACAGCGGCTCCCTCCTCAGCTTCAACCACAGCAAGAATGGCGGCTTCGTCATCGGTGCCGGCGCCGTGCTCGGTGTTGGCGCATCCTTCATCTGGATCGTCCAAGGCGCCATCATGACCACCTACGTCGAAGAGTCGCAAAAGGGCCGCGCCATCGCCGTCTTCTGGATCGTCTTCAATCTCGGCGGTGGAATCGGCTCCCTCGCCTCCTTCGGTCTCAACTACAACTCCAAGTCTGGCACTGTCTCCGATTCCACCTACATCGCCCTCATGGTCATCATGCTGTTCGGCTGGCTCCTCGGCGTCTTCATCTGCTCGCCGTCCCGAATCCGCCTCGCCCAGCTACACAAGGCCGTCGAGGTCGAGAAGCACACCCTCAAGGGATCATTCATGACCGCCGTCAAGACCATTGCGAAATGGCGCGTTCTCTGCATGCTGCCGCTCTTCTTTTCCGCAAACGTCTTCTACAGCTACCAGCAGAACCAGGTCAACGGCGAGACCTTCAACATCCGCACTCGATCCCTCAACGGCGCCTTGTACTGGATCGCCCAGATGCTCGGCGGCCTGTTGATTGGTCTTATTCTCGATCTTCCCTGGTTCGATCGTACCACGCGCGCCAAGCTCGGCTGGGCTACCGTCTTTGTAACAGGCATGGTTATCTGGGGAGGAGGCTATCAATTCCAGAAGTGGCAGGATGCTCGCCGGGCTTCTGGCCACCACCAGGATGTGGACTACAAGGACGGAAGCATTTCTACTGGTCCTATTTTCCTGTACATCTTTTACGGAGCATACGACGCTTTGTGGCAGGGCTTCGCCTACTGGCTCATTGGAACCGAGTCCAACAGTTCTGCTCGTGCTGCCGTTCTCGTTGGAGCGTACAAGTCTCTGCAGGCGGCTGGTGGCGCCATGGCCTGGCGTATTAATGCTCAAAAGGTTGCGCCCATGAGCCAGTTTGGAATGAACTGGGGTATGTGTATTGGCTCGTTGGTTATTGTGTTACCGACTGTGTGGACGGTTTCAAAGACTACCACGACTGATGATGAGGCGAATGTTACGTCGGGcgggcagcagcagcagactAGCAAATTGGTCACGGAGGAATAA
- a CDS encoding glucokinase regulator family protein (similar to Cordyceps militaris CM01 XP_006665714.1), whose product MTVQLAGLQTETRNPRTTAIDRVSTEQLCRILHQEDSRIPAAVEPCILAIAQAIETLSERVRSGGRVFYIGAGTSGRLGVLDASEIPPTYSAPPDQFVALIAGGDYALRHAKEGAEDSRSGAEADLKACNFDPQVDSLIGIASSGRTPYVLGGLEYVRKAGGVTVGVVCVEPSAVGSEGNADYLIAAVTGPEVVTGSTRMKAGTATKLILNMISTGIMIKLGKTYGNLMVDLRATNIKLQQRAKNIIRFIAGPSCVQSDEELEKVLQDCHGSVKLAAATIVLNVPVAEAEARLLRHKGVLAKVFEEHESQQNAGKEVQHDGLVLCVDAGGTSCKAVIMSREGVSGCGVAGPCNVSSIGLDAVITSMSQAIQEATDNCSVTKGRKFSSIIFDSVWVGIAGYERPALTQSLNNAIYELVKTPPGKPPKVTADIDLLSASVSMKQDIDSVIVVVSGTGSIGMSFKRTESGFHRQARVGGWGHLLGDDGSGYGIGRQALRKTLHETDVYRMTHGITSSLAPSLSPLSQAIYEHFKDQYPTSNPDDLLSSIVMPASGFHGTEDAALGTTKRIAGVAKIVLSMAATDDDAREIVNGGAVSLAELVSLLAKGQRINVSRCGLVLAGGLMQDEAYRNALVEVVKKQLGEFGQVETVNQPAFDGARLLSKGL is encoded by the exons ATGACTGTCCAATTAGCTGGTCTCCAGACCGAGACAAGGAATCCGCGAACCACCGCCATCGACCGCGTTTCTACAGAGCAACTCTGTCGGATCCTACACCAAGAAGACTCCAGAATACCTGCTGCCGTCGAGCCATGTATTCTAGCTATTGCCCAGGCTATTGAAACACTTTCCGAGCGAGTTCGCTCCGGCGGCCGTGTTTTCTACATTGGCGCAGGCACAAGTGGCCG TCTCGGGGTTTTAGATGCGTCGGAAATCCCGCCAACATACTCGGCTCCTCCCGATCAATTCGTCGCCCTCATTGCGGGAGGCGACTATGCCCTCCGACATGCCAAGGAGGGCGCCGAGGACAGCAGATCCGGCGCAGAAGCCGATCTCAAGGCCTGCAACTTTGATCCACAGGTAGACTCGCTTATTGGAATTGCCTCTTCTGGACGCACGCCATATGTCCTCGGTGGACTGGAGTATGTCCGTAAAGCAGGCGGTGTTACTGTTGGAGTTGTTTGCGTTGAGCCGTCAGCTGTGGGAAGTGAAGGCAATGCCGATTATCTGATTGCTGCTGTGACGGGACCGGAGGTGGTCACCGGCAGCACACGCATGAAGGCCGGCACGGCAACAAAGCTTATTCTCAACATGATTAGCACTGGTATCATGATTAAGCTGGGTAAAACATATGGCAATCTT ATGGTGGATCTTCGAgcaaccaacatcaaactACAACAGCGCGCCAAGAATATTATAAGATTTATTGCCGGACCCAGTTGCGTGCAGTctgatgaagagcttgaaaaAGTGCTGCAGGATTGCCATGGTAGTGTTAAacttgctgctgccactATCGTCTTGAATGTCCCTGTTGCTGAGGCGGAGGCCCGTCTGTTGCGGCACAAGGGCGTTCTGGCAAAGGTGTTTGAGGAGCATGAGAGCCAACAGAATGCCGGCAAGGAGGTGCAACATGATGGTCTTGTTCTCTGTGTAGATGCTGGTGGCACGAGCTGCAAGGCTGTTATTATGTCGAGAGAAGGTGTCTCAGGGTGTGGCGTTGCAGGACCCTGTAACGT GTCAAGCATTGGATTAGACGCTGTCATCACGTCCATGTCGCAGGCTATCCAGGAAGCTACTGACAACTGCTCCGTAACAAAAGGTAGAAAGTTTTCCAGCATCATATTCGATTCAGTCTGGGTTGGCATCGCCGGGTATGAACGACCAGCTCTAACGCAGTCACTCAACAATGCCATCTACGAACTTGTCAAGACACCACCTGGGAAACCTCCCAAGGTCACAGCTGACATTGACCTCCTGTCCGCGTCCGTGTCAATGAAGCAGGACATCGACTCTGTCATTGTAGTTGTTTCTGGTACCGGCTCCATAGGGATGAGCTTCAAACGCACAGAATCCGGCTTCCATCGCCAGGCTCGTGTCGGCGGATGGGGCCATCTTTTAGGTGACGACGGCTCAGGCTACGGTATCGGCCGACAGGCTCTCCGCAAAACCCTCCACGAAACAGACGTTTATCGCATGACACATGGAATCACTTCTTCTCTTGCTCCATCTCTCTCCCCGCTATCACAAGCAATTTACGAACACTTCAAGGATCAGTATCCCACGAGTAATCCAGATGATCTCCTCAGTTCCATCGTCATGCCTGCGTCTGGGTTCCATGGGACCGAAGATGCGGCACTGGGTACGACAAAGCGGATAGCTGGGGTTGCCAAGATTGTGCTCTCCATGGCTGCTACGGATGACGATGCAAGGGAAATCGTGAACGGCGGAGCCGTCAGCCTAGCTGAGTTGGTGAGTCTGCTGGCAAAGGGGCAACGTATTAACGTGTCAAGATGCGGACTTGTGCTCGCTGGTGGCTTGATGCAAGATGAAGCATATAGAAATGCTTTAGTTGAAGTTGtgaagaagcagcttggAGAGTTTGGGCAGGTTGAGACTGTCAATCAGCCTGCCTTTGACGGGGCGAGGTTACTTTCAAAGGGGCTGTGA
- a CDS encoding nuclear pore complex assembly domain-containing protein (similar to Metarhizium robertsii ARSEF 23 XP_007820993.2) has translation MFNYTDFHDVFPTGVHHPYDRKLQHDIEAHRKNVEGLLFIDRVLRALGISKAKAYPPKTENALRQLHQQICDAGMSMHHKFSLLYYILLDFDDANKDAFVSGSFASLSGMPANYQLFMKGLWHMDREEFTRAVEYVAHPSLEPDFADDIIITLIKRAPDQDFSLALSYFYSVQPILKTPVALELLFDAMARTNVTQALLYSRTHPQHTREQLFRRWISRVLDNGRREDLSSRTSELAFMPFDNLEETWFEEYLTVGEGRNLKKAKDTLLIRKIACDRFSDVARIRPSGQWASVLEGIKGGTEGQTD, from the exons aTGTTCAATTATACCGATTTTCACGATGTTTTCCCTACTGGGGTACATCATCCTTACGACCGCAAGCTGCAACACGACATTGAAGCTCATCGAAAGAATGTGGAAGGCCTCTTGTTCATTGACAGAGTGTTGAGAGCCCTCGGTATCTCAAAAG CGAAGGCATATCCCCCGAAGACCGAGAATGCACTCCGACAGCTGCATCAACAGATTTGCGACGCGGGCATGTCGATGCACCACAAATTCTCCTTATTATACTACATTCTTCTCGATTTCGACGATGCAAATAAAGACGCCTTTGTATCAGGGAGCTTTGCTAGCTTGTCTGGCATGCCGGCTAATTACCAGCTCTTTATGAAGGGTCTGTGGCACATGGATAGAGAAGAATTCACA AGAGCTGTCGAATATGTAGCTCATCCGTCGTTGGAACCAGACTTTGCagacgacatcatcatcacgcTCATCAAACGGGCGCCAGACCAAGACTTCAGCCTCGCGCTATCGTATTTCTACTCCGTCCAGCCCATTTTAAAGACTCCTGTCGCTTTAGAGCTCCTCTTCGACGCAATGGCTCGCACGAACGTCACTCAGGCGCTATTGTATTCACGAACACATCCACAGCATACAAGAGAACAACTTTTCCGCCGATGGATTTCACGCGTACTCGATAACGGCCGTCGCGAGGACTTGTCCAGTCGCACAAGCGAGCTGGCATTTATGCCCTTTGATAATTTGGAGGAAACGTGGTTTGAGGAATACCTCACTGTGGGCGAGGGGAGAAATctgaagaaggcaaaggacACGCTGCTGATTCGCAAGATTGCCTGCGATCGATTCTCTGATGTGGCAAGGATCCGACCTAGCGGGCAATGGGCCAGTGTTTTGGAGGGCATTAAGGGAGGAACTGAGGGTCAAACAGACTAG